In Peromyscus eremicus chromosome 2, PerEre_H2_v1, whole genome shotgun sequence, a single genomic region encodes these proteins:
- the Tmem240 gene encoding transmembrane protein 240 yields MSMSANTMIFMILGASIVMAIACLMDMNALLDRFHNYILPHLRGEDRVCHCNCGRHHIHYVIPYDGDQSVVDASENYFVTDNVTKQEIDLMLGLLLGFCISWFLVWMDGVLHCAVRAWRAGRRYDGSWTWLPKLCSLRELGRRPHRPFEEPTGNMVHVKQKLYHNGHPSPRHL; encoded by the exons ATGTCCATGAGTGCGAACACCATGATCTTCATGATTCTGGGGGCGTCGATCGTGATG GCCATCGCGTGCTTGATGGACATGAACGCGCTGCTGGACCGATTCCATAACTACATCCTCCCGCACCTGCGGGGCGAGGACCGCGTCTGCCACTGCAACTGTGGCCG GCACCACATCCACTACGTGATCCCATACGACGGGGACCAGTCGGTGGTGGACGCATCTGAGAACTACTTTGTGACAGACAATGTGACCAAGCAGGAGATCGACCTTATGCTGGGGCTGCTTCTGGGCTTCTGCATCAGCTGGTTCCTGGTGTGGATGGATGGTGTCCTGCACTGTGCTGTGCGCGCCTGGAGGGCTGGTCGGCGCTATG ATGGCTCGTGGACCTGGCTGCCCAAGCTGTGCAGCCTGCGGGAGCTGGGCCGGCGGCCGCACAGGCCCTTCGAGGAGCCCACAGGGAACATGGTGCACGTGAAGCAGAAGCTCTACCACAACGGCCACCCCAGCCCACGGCACCTGTGA